The window TATATGTTTTAGTTTTATGAAAACGTTAATCACTGCAAAAAATAACAGTTATGGAATATAATAAGATTGCAagaaaaacattatttttaaatgaataataactattattattattattgtataataaGGATGAAGATGAAACAGTGGAAGATATTGCTTATAAACCTTTTAGAACATTTCGTCATGATACTAGACCACATGCTATTGCTTGGAGTCCAGAAACCTCCTTGAGTGTTGTACCTAAAGTTTTAATGTTCTGTGTTGCTGGAGCAGATTTTAAAATAAGATTATATAGCAGTGATCTGAATGAAAACACTGTATGCCAGGTGAGATTAAAGAATTATAATAAATGCAACTTATTTTTCATGAATCAATTCATTGACATTTCTTTTAATACAAGATGGAAGGACACAAGGATTATATAAATTCAATTTGTTATGAAACCGAAGGTGAATTATTGGCTTCTGTGTCTGATGACCACACTTGTAAACTTTGGGCTGTAAAAGAAGATGAAAAATGCATATCTACATTTTATTTAACATCTCCAGGAATGAGTGTAAGTTTTCATCTTGAAAAATCTGGCAAGCTCCTTGTTGGTGAAAAAAATGGATTGATTCATATGTATGATGTACGCAGTCAGCAAGCAATTATGTCTTTAGATACAGATATTGCTCCCTTAATGTCTATTGACTGGGGACCCAACCCATTAAAAGTTGCAGCTATAGCAGCTGGGAAACTAATTTTATGGGATATATCCAAACCTAGGTAATGCACtgcgaaataaatttaaaaattaaccaatgaacaaaataataattgtaatatattttctgataatttttgttactttcaGTCCACCTTTAGAATCAAAACCTCTTCACATTGAAGGAGGTTTAACAGTAAAGTTCTTCCTTGGCTATGAAAATTTTGTAGCAAGTATAGGCAGACCAGATAATTTATTAAAGGTTACAAATATAAAAACTGAACAAGAAATAATTTGTGGGCAAGTTAAATTAATAGGTGGAATAACGTGTCATTATAAATTACCGTATGTCTGCGCGACAAGTGATAGAGAAATTCGTTTTTGGAAAAtaacttcaaattaaaaaaaaaagttttatTACAAAAAACCGACTTTTTTATTGATAAAAAAATGTTCTGTaattataaacaatttttataaataaaaagtcatATTACCTAATTTATCAACATTCACTTAAATAAATTGTATTTCATAGAATTATGtttaatataacatattacAATATTCTATAAGACGTGCAATACATTAACCCATTTGCATCCAAGCGTGGATTAATCCGTGCGCTGCGACTGTCTTCTATCACCAAGCGCGGATTATTACGCGATATTCTACAAGAGATATGGCGGCGATAAAATGGAAGGATAAAAAAGATGTCGTTTTACTAACAACTATGCATAGCTTAGAATTTGCTGAAGCGGAGAAAACAAACCGATAAAAATGTGTAAAACAACAGTAGTAATTGACTATAATCAGAATATGGATGGAGTTGATGTTGGCGAtcaaatgttaaataaatttcatactATGCGAAGATGTAAAAAAgcctataaaaaaatattttttacctcATAGACATGATATTACTAAGTAGTtatgtaatttttaaaaatcataaaaaaattgagcttttcatatttttaaataacaattaACCGAAGAAATTATTGGcgaatatttaccaaatataaAAGTAAGTGAGGCATCTAATGATTCGATAACGCGATATACTGGCAGGCATTTTCCTATTCGGATACCTCCAACTCCAGCAAAGGAAAGCAGTACGTCAAAGCGATGCGTTGCATGCTTATCTAAATGTACTCGATGAGAAACGGTCTTTAAATGTCATATTTGTGATGTACCATTATGTAACCATTTTAAAGAATTCCACGAGAAATAATATGATTCAATTTCCATTTtaatctaaataatttttttttaataaatagtttttattttttttctctgtTATAAAGAATGTAAGATACGATGTTCACGAGGTAACATTATCTAACAATCGTTTTGAATAGTAAACTTTCGATAAATTCTATGAACAATTCGGATGTCATTTACTGCACCTACGACCGACCGCGCGTGGTAATGGGGACCAGTCGTCAGTTGAACGCCACTGATGCCTTCCAATAGCCTTTAACATGTTGACGCCGGCGCGACCCATCGGCGAGTCGCACGTATCTGTTCCGTGAGGCGGCGTGCCCCATCGGCGGGTCACATGTGTCTGACCCGAGGGGCGGCGATGGATCATACATGTATTTCACAAAATAGGTAGTGACCCAGCGCCGCCCCACGGAGGAAACCACGAATATTGACGCCGGCGTCAACGTGTTAAGTAGGACGATGATGTAAATgggttaataaataaaaaatataaaaaaataattgaatGATAAAAATAGTAAAGTAGAAAATTCAAGATTGTTGACTATCATTGGTATTTAATGTAGTATCTCAAAAAAAATTAGTGAGTAATATAGTATATCAAAAAAGTCAAATACACATTTATTTATGTAGTAGCATCTAACCACATTTTGGAAATACTTTctaaaaacttattttttatagTTTCATCGCACAATTTGCTGCATAGTTCATTTGCTTTGCCATATACCATAACAGGATTTGGGATATAAACTAAATCATTGAGAATCTGACTCTTCTGTTTCTTTAATGTATTTAGTTTTTCCATAAaagattctatatcttgatcAGTTTTAATTTCTTCTTGCATTTTACCTAAAAACAAACAAGCATTTACCTAACAATGAATCAGTGTTAGCTTTTTAACTTTTATATCTATTATTACTAATTaatgaacaattttttatttaagtaaTATTTCAGTAACTCACATTTTGCAGAAGCTAATTGATTTTCCAATttgttaatttcatttgttactGTCCAGTGTCTTATTGCTTGTTTATTTAATGCATCTTCAAGTAAATGTTCAATCAAATTGGtgtaattttgtatattattattaatagattcctcgtttatattatatacaaaccAATTTAGAAGAGCATAACATAAATAAGCTCGTAAACTAATTGATACAGAATAATCAGCTTTTGTATAAATACTTGTTTCATCCATTGGACTTTTAATATCTAGTTTTAtgataatttcaattaaaaaactATGTAGATGTTCTAAATCTTTTTGATGTAGTAGTTCAAATTGAGTGATTGTATGTAATGCAGTAACAATATGCTTTAATTTCTGTTCTTTTTCAATAGAGGCTATTGCTAATGCAACCTCATGACCAATTGTTAACCATAACTGAAATTAGGAGTTATTAAACGTAATAATACAATTCTTTACAATGTTAAAAACTAGATCACGTGAATCTTACCATTTTCTCCTTGTCTGAAATACTGCAAAAACTATTTCGACACAAGTCAGTGTAATAAGAATTACAATCACCGCAAACTGCCTCTAAAGTTTGTAATAGACCATAATTTGATTTTCCGTCTATCCATGTTTGAATCAAATCGAGAGTTACATTTCCCTTAATAACTTTTTTAAGTTCTTCATAAGTTAACAAATATATTTCTTGatactaaaataaaaataaacatttttcataagataataattatttaaaatacggAAAAAACCTGAACACAAaacatatatgtaaatatacctTGAGATATGGAAacttttctattatatttcgtGCAAAATCATACTCTGAATTTATCAAAGTTGCAATTATTGCTTGCTCAGCTAAAGATTTACTTGATATTTCATCATTACATAAAAAAGCAATTTCAGCTGCCGTTATTAACGTAGCTGCATCTTTACGGCGTGCAAGGTATTTTACTGTATCAGAAAATTCTCCTAATTTAGTATgactgaaaataaaattatatataacataattaaaatttttaaataaaaatatgatttacattaaaaaatatatatataattaatacaacTTACATCCATGCTGCTTGctcgaaattgcctgaatttacaCTATATTTTGCccattcttttaatatttctgttAGTACTGGATCATCAGATTCAAGTCTACATCTTGCAAGAACATATGCTTCTTTATACAAATTTGCAGCCTGAAATACTTCTATAGCTTTGTAGGTTTTATGTATACAAAGTAAATATGATACTGCTTTACAAGGATTGCCTTCAGTTACTAACTGATATGCATATAGTTCACACATATCTTTCCATATTCTGCAATACATTATTGCTAGATTATTTTTACGGCAACtttaattgtattttataaaataaataaataagaaaaaaatactTCATGGACAGACTAGCTGAAAGTGAAACAAGAAAGTCATTGAGACGTTTCTCTTTAGCAGCTTCTTCTAAATTTTGTTTGAGATTATCATACCATACATCCATTTCTGCGATTATATCATAGTTATTTCTCTCAATATGAGCAGATTCTATATAGtaataaaagataaagcaaatataatatatatataggtagCTTGTATTTTGTTTCAATAATAAATAACTTACTTTCAGTAGTTAAATAAGATATAAAATTTTCTtgcgatgaaaataatattggTACTATATGATACGAAGTATCTTTCTGAACCTCTTccatattaaaattttcacttttcatattttttacgaTATTTAAAAGAGAATGAAGTAAAAGTGTTTTTTGAGATGCTGTATTAGGGCATTTTGAAAAATATGACcgtacttttttattttttgtctcTGTTATCATCATTGTCTTTGATTCTGAAAAAAgtgataaatatttgttatttgtattataataacatattttttattacttttatcaATATTATTGTTATACTTTGTACAGTTTGAGAAATACCTGAAATAGAACATTGTGATGTAGCATTAGTTAATTCTAGTAAACTATTTTCAATAGTATCAacaattttatttgtttcattttgtttctttttagctttttttggcaattttttatatacttttttttGTGGCAAATTATAAGCAACTCTCCATATTCGTACTGTAGAATCTGCAGAGCCTGTTATAATAAAATCAGGGTCTAATGGACTCCACATGCAACACAATACTGGGCCATTGTGTCCTGTATATGTAGCTATTAATTCTTGTGTTCTAACATTCCATATCTAAAAACCAATAGTACTCGTATGTAAATACTTATCTTTACAAAAAATGTTTGTTATTcctaaatatattattactttgtaTCTAAGGTGAtatctatatagttatatacataATTTGTAATACCTGTGCAGTTCCATCATAACTACTAGATATTAGATGTCCACTTACATGTGGACTCCATGCTAAACAGACAACATTTTGTACATGTCCAGTTAAAGAAGCTACAATTTCATGCACTTTATAAATATCACATTTTtcctttaaattttcattatttgtTGAATCTTCCATTTTTTCAAAATGATCTATAAAATTAGATAAATCGAAAATAAGTATAGTACATGATTCAAAAGCAACagctaaataattttttagctGAGAAAATGTCAAGTCTGTTGCTGTACTCTCAGGATGCCAGACCAAGCAATGCACCATTTCTGTTGCAAACTTAGCACATCCACgtgtttcaaattttcgattaagaaatgaaattgttctaaaaacaaaaaaatttttattttcatggaattcatacaacatatttaaaaacataCCCATTTTCAAATCCTACTGCCAAGCAAGAAAAATCTGGCTTCCAAGAAAATTCTGTACATTCTTTTTTCAATACAGATTTTGGTTCTAGTTGAGAGAAATTATAgctttataataaatatgatataataatgttgcaatcatttattaattaaaaaataaaaaatactacCTTCATTTGTAACTTTTTCTGAGTCATAATACACAAGCTCTCCCTCTCCACAAGagtataaaacatatttgttGTTCGGACTTGGGCCCCAACCAATAGTATATATTACACTTCTATGATATTGTCTGTACAATGTAGGCGATTTATTTCCATTTGTATTAAATACACCAACTCGACCTTCATCAGTTGCATAAGccaataaattttctttttcagGATGCCATGCTATCTATCAATTatgtaaatttcaattttctagaAAGTATAATctagaaaatgtataaaaaagggATTTTTTGAAACTATTATACAGGTCTTACCGCGCGAATTTTTCCCTTAATTTTTTGCCATAAAACGGTTATATCAAAAGTAGTGTCATGTGCTGCTGATAAATTCCATAATCGTAACATTGCATCTCCAACACCAAATGCAATATGTGAAGTGTCTAATGGGCAAGCAGCCATGCAATAAACAAACCCACTTTGTGTAAATATATCATAATCTATTTCaacattattttcttttattccaCAACAAATAATTCTTCGATCTTGCGCCACAGTCCAAATTGTATGTCTACaactaataaaaaatttataattgcTTCATAATCATATTTAATCATaaattatatatctataaaaaCCTTTGTCTTATTCTCCAATTTTCTTCTGAAATGTCTTGGGTATTTGGTACATGCGCAATACAAAATAAACCCCTGCTGTGATGTGCATGTATTACTTTGGCATTAGGTTTCCCTTTTATCATTGTTGATAAATCCCAAGAGATTAATTCACCCCAACATGAACTTGTAAGCAATAGTTTAGGTTCTATCCAGTTAACTACTACCCAATTACCTACAGAAGCATTTAATTTACTTCTATGCTGCTGAGAATCAAGAGGTGCTGAAGGCAATGAAATTGTCATTTCATAACGTCCATCTCCACCAGCTTTCCAAATGAAAATTGATCTACACATTGCAATTTTAAAATGAATACATTAAAATTATAGTTAAAAGcacttatatatattttttaaattacctATCTTTCCCTCCTGAAGCTAACagtaaatctttatttaaatttccttttagtACATTATTTTTTGAGGGACACCATGATAAGCTAACTATTTCAGTATCATGTCCTCTAAGTTTGTAAACTACTTTGCCTTTATCTTGAAaattaacgatataaactaaGCCACTTTTTGAACCTACAGCTACAAGATGTGGATCGTGAGGACAAGAAGAAATATAAGTAGGTATCACTTTTCCTAATGAAATTGAAGAAACAGTATTAAAATAAGCATTCCATGATAATACACAACCATCAGAAGTTGCTGCATATATAACATAAGGATCTTTATAGGACCATTCTACGCCTATTGCTTGTTTAtcctgaaattaaaaaatattttaaatataatatcattataaatttatcatatatgtatatcaatatagaaacatttttatattacattttctaAGAGATAAGTATAAGTTACAGATAATGTTTCTGAATTCCATATTTTAATTGTGTTATCGTCTCCTGTGGAAGCTATTAAATTAGCATTTACTTCTTCAAACTGAGGAGTAAATGCAAGACATGTCACTTTTGATTTGTGACCATGCTTAATAATAGagtattgtaatattttatcattttcattaaGTTTACCAATAACAATTATATTTCTAGCACCCCATGCTATTGTACCATTAAAAGAACAAGCAAGAATATTACTTAAATACCAATTTGGTGAGGGTGGTAAAGTTATTTCATTCATTTTTATCACCTGAAATACAAACGAAAGACAATTTCAAACACGATATCCACAAGGGAACTTTGGTAACCAGAAAATTTTgatcttccttttttattaataattttcggGTTTTTAGGGTAAAAACAACCCTTGAATGAAAGTAGGTATTATTCTATTTCCCAGAACATCTTCAGGGGtataatagatataaaaaaATGGTTAGAACAAAAATTGAACAGTTTTTTATGCTTTATAAGATGATGCTAttagagtaataaaaatttgctgtttaaataaaaaattcactACCACCGTTATTGTGAAAAATTTAGAATCTTCTGTCACATCGAAAATTATGTagaataaatgtaaatgaatatattaaatatcttaaacttATCAGATAATGTGAATGAATCTATGAGTGCTGTATatgatataaaa of the Bombus affinis isolate iyBomAffi1 chromosome 6, iyBomAffi1.2, whole genome shotgun sequence genome contains:
- the LOC126918019 gene encoding nucleoporin Nup37; protein product: MDEALTTPPTYQLHFSKQIYCVELSPYEWSQHLICVALAEEIVIGTIKFQDEDETVEDIAYKPFRTFRHDTRPHAIAWSPETSLSVVPKVLMFCVAGADFKIRLYSSDLNENTVCQMEGHKDYINSICYETEGELLASVSDDHTCKLWAVKEDEKCISTFYLTSPGMSVSFHLEKSGKLLVGEKNGLIHMYDVRSQQAIMSLDTDIAPLMSIDWGPNPLKVAAIAAGKLILWDISKPSPPLESKPLHIEGGLTVKFFLGYENFVASIGRPDNLLKVTNIKTEQEIICGQVKLIGGITCHYKLPYVCATSDREIRFWKITSN
- the LOC126918009 gene encoding gem-associated protein 5, yielding MNEITLPPSPNWYLSNILACSFNGTIAWGARNIIVIGKLNENDKILQYSIIKHGHKSKVTCLAFTPQFEEVNANLIASTGDDNTIKIWNSETLSVTYTYLLENDKQAIGVEWSYKDPYVIYAATSDGCVLSWNAYFNTVSSISLGKVIPTYISSCPHDPHLVAVGSKSGLVYIVNFQDKGKVVYKLRGHDTEIVSLSWCPSKNNVLKGNLNKDLLLASGGKDRSIFIWKAGGDGRYEMTISLPSAPLDSQQHRSKLNASVGNWVVVNWIEPKLLLTSSCWGELISWDLSTMIKGKPNAKVIHAHHSRGLFCIAHVPNTQDISEENWRIRQSCRHTIWTVAQDRRIICCGIKENNVEIDYDIFTQSGFVYCMAACPLDTSHIAFGVGDAMLRLWNLSAAHDTTFDITVLWQKIKGKIRAIAWHPEKENLLAYATDEGRVGVFNTNGNKSPTLYRQYHRSVIYTIGWGPSPNNKYVLYSCGEGELVYYDSEKVTNEEPKSVLKKECTEFSWKPDFSCLAVGFENGTISFLNRKFETRGCAKFATEMVHCLVWHPESTATDLTFSQLKNYLAVAFESCTILIFDLSNFIDHFEKMEDSTNNENLKEKCDIYKVHEIVASLTGHVQNVVCLAWSPHVSGHLISSSYDGTAQIWNVRTQELIATYTGHNGPVLCCMWSPLDPDFIITGSADSTVRIWRVAYNLPQKKVYKKLPKKAKKKQNETNKIVDTIENSLLELTNATSQCSISESKTMMITETKNKKVRSYFSKCPNTASQKTLLLHSLLNIVKNMKSENFNMEEVQKDTSYHIVPILFSSQENFISYLTTEKSAHIERNNYDIIAEMDVWYDNLKQNLEEAAKEKRLNDFLVSLSASLSMKIWKDMCELYAYQLVTEGNPCKAVSYLLCIHKTYKAIEVFQAANLYKEAYVLARCRLESDDPVLTEILKEWAKYSVNSGNFEQAAWIHTKLGEFSDTVKYLARRKDAATLITAAEIAFLCNDEISSKSLAEQAIIATLINSEYDFARNIIEKFPYLKYQEIYLLTYEELKKVIKGNVTLDLIQTWIDGKSNYGLLQTLEAVCGDCNSYYTDLCRNSFCSISDKEKMLWLTIGHEVALAIASIEKEQKLKHIVTALHTITQFELLHQKDLEHLHSFLIEIIIKLDIKSPMDETSIYTKADYSVSISLRAYLCYALLNWFVYNINEESINNNIQNYTNLIEHLLEDALNKQAIRHWTVTNEINKLENQLASAKCKMQEEIKTDQDIESFMEKLNTLKKQKSQILNDLVYIPNPVMVYGKANELCSKLCDETIKNKFLESISKMWLDATT